From the genome of Plasmodium relictum strain SGS1 genome assembly, chromosome: 3:
gaaattttttttaaagcttAAAATGTATACTTaaattttaaacaaaaatacaattatgaattatatttaaaaaaaaaaaaaaaattcaaaatcatttttaaaaatatgtaaaaagtTAAAACTTATTGCCTTAAAGTATTAAAttgaaataatgaaaaaagattAATTCACTTCTAAAAGGTTGAAATAGTGTTCATTTAATATGTAAAATCTTTaattatgttatattttttttaatttttttttaatttttaaagttaatcttgatatatatattgtttaaagtataaatagaattttatttaattttattatttttttttatgtgattttttaataaataagttaacatcacataataaaaggtatgattttatgttataataattttgatctcttaatatataaaaatagccATTATTACCCCAGTTTGTTCCCCAgctatttaaaattttccaatattttattattttatttttttctttttcttttatatcaaATATATCATCCATATCtgaatcatttaaataattttctttcataaaattttctacTGTATCTTCTCCCCATCCAACTATAACAACAGCATGATCAACTTTATTCCATATGTATGCATTTGACTTATTTCCATCATGCATTTTTATGaagttttcttttaatattccttttttatatctaaaaaattcttttgatGGCTCAATGGCTGCTGCTATAGGACCATTATagtagatatatttttttaaattttcttcatcttctaTATCTAAATACTCAAATTTTCttactttaatttttacatcACAGctgtttatatatttaaagtctaatttatttttttcgtatatctttttattcattaataTATAGTCTTCATTTAATTCTTCATCATACTTTTGACTTCTTTCATCACtatcatcattattattatcatcattgTCATTTTCATCATAATCACTATCAtcgttattattatcatcattgtcattttcatcataatcactatcatcattattattactatcatCATAGTCATTTTCATCATAATCACtatcatcattattattactatcatCATAGTCATTTTCATCATAATCACtatcatcattattttcacCATAGTCATTTtcattctcttttttttcatttatttcactGTTGCTTACTTCtacattattaaaattatcagTTTTTTCTACATCATTTTTCAATTCATTTTCACTGCTATTATTAtgcaattttatattttcaattattatgttttctaaattttccaagaatttcttttttttttttttcttcatattaATTACAAAAGTGCTAtccttttcttcttttttcacatcatttcttttatgcaggaaaattttaaaagtgtCAAATCGATCACacagaaaattatttttttcatccttatttatatatttattcatgTATCTTTTAAAACACTTAtctgtatataaaaaattttcgtaagcatattttaaagaaatgtatatatatccTCCTGAACATCCCTGATTAAAATAATCACATATCAACAATTGTTCTTTactgaaaaataaaaaatcaatattttttatataattatacttTATCCTTAATCtactattaataattaatgcAGCTGAATTTGCGTAACAAGAACCACAATTTTTCTGATCAATAGCATTATCaacaatttttataaaattaccTAATCTCTTTCTTACATCACCTTCATTTGTCCAATCAAAGTTTGATAATgtaatgtttttattatcataaatatcaagtaatctattttttttaaattttttagaaatattattactaaataaattcaaactaaaaatattatttccttcttttttttcttcatttagtTCTTCACTTTCCTCTTCAATAATTCCTACATTTTTCTCTtgatttttatcttttttttcctctTTTAGTAATTTAAACATTTCATAATTCTTATTATGCATATTCACATCAACTACTAGAGGAGATACAATGTCAGATGGAATTTTGTTTGTTGGCATGTCTGACGCTacacttaatttttttccatACCAACAATATCTATCCATCGttagaaaattaaaatttataaaattatcattataataatcaattaattcataaaaatatttttctttaattatttttttattcttttttttttgtaaaaaaatgttatagtAATTGTCTGAGCTTTTATAGCTGATTGGAACATACTTTATTTCTGaataatttacatttttatttaatacatataaatcATTTCGCTtactatttaaatttttcctattttttaaaagatttttttttatattattatattttataaaattaatatttttattctttccTATGCTATTATACACCAAGGAAGTAAAATTCCTTcccttatttatataattataattcaagtaataaatatttactatacctataattaaattattacaatAGCTATAAGACACATCacctttttctttaaatttaaaaaaagaaaaatatatttctttttttttgttatcttTGTATATTTCTATGTATAAAGCTTCATCGTATATTATTCTCCAATAaccattatatttataatttatatgattattttcaattatatttattgttCTATCATTATTGAAAacaataacttttttttttttttcttcaaaattttctttGATTTTTTCTGGATTAAGATAGtctatttaataaaaaaaattatgacaattttttaactttcaaaaaatagtatgaaatacaataaaataaaataaaaacataacgCAATGTAGTAATATAAAGTAAGTATATGCATTTAAATGTAATGAAGTAAAATGTAACAATATGtcgtaaaaaaaaaaaaaaaaagaaagaaaatgaaatataattaaaacgaatagaacaaaaaaaaaattaaatatattaaaaatattacaccATGGAAATCAGAATTATCAGGTCTCCTATACCCACATTCATAATCATAATTAGGTTCATTCAAATTATCTTCAAGGATGcctttttttgaaatttgcAATTTTTTGCTttctgaatttttattttttaataaacctaatTTAATTTCCCACTTACCTTCTACATGTCTACTTAAACAATGAACTGGAACGTcacattttatataattcaaaaaaattaggaaaaaaaaaaggatgaaAATCATATcaagataatttaaaaaaaaaaaaaaaaatcaaatcaACGGAAATtcctaataataaaaattaataaaaaaaatcatcacatttatacatatatatatgtttttctttctttttcctttataGTGACATTCCAATAATTttagaagaattaaatatatgattaacaaatttttttttattgaaatattCTATATCTTTAGCATATACAAAACATagttctattattttttatttattttcttgttAAATTTTTACAATGCACTTAACTGCATAAAATGTTtcgaaatatatatttgaaataGTTTTTACAAAAAAGTATCACACTTTtaagttaaaaaattttatatatatataaaatgtaaaaaaaaatttatttcattataagaattatcaaacaaaaaaaaaaagatagaaGATAAattaatcaaaaaaatatatttttattaagtaGACAGGTAGAAATCATTATAATAGTGATctattcttttataaatatagaaagtgaaaatattttttgaataaaaataaaatttgagataataaattaaaatcataaaaaatatttatatatatatatatatatatatatatatatatttatattattagaattatataatcttattttttttttttaaatctgtAAAAGTTCaagaaaatgaataaaactaagaaattaaaaatttttatttgttatatatatatttttttttctctcaaAGATTTATTTTTGATTAACAAATGGTATCATTAGGTTATTCTACTATATAATTATGTGCTTTTTTCAACAGTAATTGAATTAGGTAACCTAAGATGGCTTGTTctgcaattttttttgtaatgtTTAGCTTTTCATATACTattctaatttaaaaaaaaatatatatatatatatatatatatataacaagtttaaaaagtataaattatttaagagtaatacatttaaatatgtatcaaatgaaataaattaatatagacaaaaaatatatttaataaaagttcaaattatttaattatatattaaaaaaattaataaccAAATGAAAGAAAATGAGAGAATATACAAATACTTCATTATAAGTGATAAAAACGAAATAGAAGTTATATcaagaaaaattattgaagaaagataatataaaatatttaatatatatcgtaaaatgtatattcatatagataattataaatgttataaaaaaaaaatttattgaaGTGAATTTTTTTCGAaataattactttttttttattgggATATATTTACATAGAATTTCATCTTCATTTGAAAAAGTATTTTGAATATTATTGGTGTTATTTGATATAGATCCATTCAAATTTTGAGACTCTTCAATAAAActatattttacatttttatttttattttttaaatgttttaatatttctttagaTTTTGagttatttaattcattatttaaaatattttctaaaatagagaaagaatatattttagttaatatattttcaaaattttttttatttaaattaggAATATAAAATAGTTTGGAGCCAACGTGAAATGGagttttcaataaaaaactTAAGACTTTCTTATGTAACAAAattatgtttaaaaaaaaagattcaaTAAATTTAAGCATATCTGCAGCTATTCTTTCTTTTCTagttatagaaaataaagtaTCTATAACGATTATGAAACttgaatataaatatttctcatttttttggtatttattaaataatattgatcTAAGTGCttctataaatattttattgcttattttttttttaaaatcttcTTTGCTATCTTCTGATggataaaaaatgaaatatttatataattgatCCATTTGATTAtgaaattttgttttttttatcataaattCTAAAGAACTGtaatattcatataaatcATCTGCCTTGAAGTATTTCTCATCTTTTATAGAGGATAAAAAGCATTTTAATGTTTTCATGTTACAGTATTGTGGTgggttttcttttttaaatttacaaTCCTTAACACagttattacattttttatcatcTGAATCACTAATATTTGGTATAGAATAATTTGATTTGGATTCTTTAATTAATTCTTCtgatttttttaaagcaATTCCATTGTTATGACACATATTaatcattaatttttcaCTTAATAATATGTTAAATactctttttaaatatatatgtacatttaattttatgcTACTTTTTCTCTCATATAGTAATATTCTTACATATTCAATAATatgttcataattttttttctcaattTCTtccatttcttctttttgtCTCATTGGAtcctcctttttttttaaatcataattttttccaAATAAATTATCATCTTCTCTAAATAGACTTTTAAAACTTTTTGCAGCATTTTTAAATGTAGCTATCTCTTCCAATTTTCTTAATTCATATTgcttaattaatttttttttttcaatctcttcttttatatttcctttttcttttccaTCATTTAtttctccttttttattttcttctttttcttttttatcttctttttcttttttatctttaatttctccttttttattttctttttcttcttcatcctCTTGTTCCCCCTGTTCTTCACCTTTTAGTTCTTCCTGTATTTCACTCTCTTGTTCTTTTTTCTCTTCATCCTCTTGTCTCCCCTGTTCTTCACCTTTTAGTTCTTCCTGTATTTCATTCTCTTGTTCTTTTTTCTCTTCATCCTCTTGTCTCCCCTGTTCTTCACCTTTTAGTTCTTCCTGTATTTCATTCTCTTGTTCTTTTTTCTCTTCATCTTTTGCCCTTATTTCCTTTTCTTGTTCTTCTATCtttactttttcattttctttcgATAAGAATTccttattttcttctttttttatatataattcttcTTCTATTACTTTTTCTaataaactattttttttttttataggaaGTATCGTTTCTtgattaatttttcttactCCCTCTTTATCTAATGAGTCATTATTTATTGAATCGTTActtttatatgaattatttaaaattctgTACAATCTTTTCTTATAATTTCCATTATTTACCCACTTATTTGGTAAATTAGAGTATTCGAAGTATACCCAATTAGAAAAGTAGCTAAACGCTAAAGGAAGAATAAATATGTAtgttctcattttttttttttttcaatttaattaaaataatttaactaTTAATAATGACataggaaaaaaaagaagagagtaaaaaaaaaatttttttaagtaattgccaacaaattttatgaataatataTCCTCTATCTTAATgtagaatataaaataaagaaacaaaataaaaattattttatataaattttctattttatcatacgaggtaatataaaaaaaaaaaaaa
Proteins encoded in this window:
- the DPAP3 gene encoding dipeptidyl aminopeptidase 3, putative, producing MIFILFFFLIFLNYIKCDVPVHCLSRHVEGKWEIKLGLLKNKNSESKKLQISKKGILEDNLNEPNYDYECGYRRPDNSDFHDYLNPEKIKENFEEKKKKVIVFNNDRTINIIENNHINYKYNGYWRIIYDEALYIEIYKDNKKKEIYFSFFKFKEKGDVSYSYCNNLIIGIVNIYYLNYNYINKGRNFTSLVYNSIGKNKNINFIKYNNIKKNLLKNRKNLNSKRNDLYVLNKNVNYSEIKYVPISYKSSDNYYNIFLQKKKNKKIIKEKYFYELIDYYNDNFINFNFLTMDRYCWYGKKLSVASDMPTNKIPSDIVSPLVVDVNMHNKNYEMFKLLKEEKKDKNQEKNVGIIEEESEELNEEKKEGNNIFSLNLFSNNISKKFKKNRLLDIYDNKNITLSNFDWTNEGDVRKRLGNFIKIVDNAIDQKNCGSCYANSAALIINSRLRIKYNYIKNIDFLFFSKEQLLICDYFNQGCSGGYIYISLKYAYENFLYTDKCFKRYMNKYINKDEKNNFLCDRFDTFKIFLHKRNDVKKEEKDSTFVINMKKKKKKKFLENLENIIIENIKLHNNSSENELKNDVEKTDNFNNVEVSNSEINEKKENENDYGENNDDSDYDENDYDDSNNNDDSDYDENDYDDSNNNDDSDYDENDNDDNNNDDSDYDENDNDDNNNDDSDERSQKYDEELNEDYILMNKKIYEKNKLDFKYINSCDVKIKVRKFEYLDIEDEENLKKYIYYNGPIAAAIEPSKEFFRYKKGILKENFIKMHDGNKSNAYIWNKVDHAVVIVGWGEDTVENFMKENYLNDSDMDDIFDIKEKEKNKIIKYWKILNSWGTNWGNNGYFYILRDQNYYNIKSYLLLCDVNLFIKKSHKKK